In one Burkholderiales bacterium GJ-E10 genomic region, the following are encoded:
- a CDS encoding chemotaxis response regulator protein-glutamate methylesterase CheB, translating to MTTQKPTFLGTLSLIVMAAPVVLVPAAFLAFEESFLRAQAIVTGLELTLVASGIALAVRALRQSTDWHIEGSAEAPAA from the coding sequence ATGACGACCCAAAAACCGACCTTCCTGGGAACCCTCTCGCTCATCGTGATGGCCGCCCCCGTAGTTCTGGTGCCCGCCGCATTTCTCGCGTTCGAGGAATCGTTCCTCCGTGCGCAGGCCATCGTGACGGGACTGGAGCTGACGCTCGTTGCAAGCGGAATCGCCTTGGCCGTGCGTGCGCTGCGCCAGTCCACGGATTGGCATATCGAAGGCAGCGCCGAGGCACCCGCGGCATAG
- a CDS encoding transcriptional regulator, MarR family has product MALDAIFLIRRAHQIATARFQEACPDTMLTPTQYALLAALSRCEAVGQNELGRRIHLDRATTSIVVRLLRRRGLISAATDDDDRRRTILRLTSAGRALLEQISPSVRLANDALLSAFSAPQTQQFFDLLDRLTVDDRRKAHP; this is encoded by the coding sequence TTGGCGCTCGACGCGATCTTCCTGATTCGTCGCGCCCACCAGATCGCGACGGCGCGCTTCCAGGAAGCCTGTCCCGACACCATGCTGACGCCGACCCAATATGCGCTGCTCGCCGCGCTGAGCCGGTGCGAGGCGGTCGGTCAGAACGAATTGGGACGCCGCATCCACCTCGACCGCGCAACCACCAGCATCGTGGTCCGCCTGCTGCGGCGACGCGGCCTGATCTCCGCCGCCACGGACGACGACGATCGCAGGAGGACGATCCTGCGCCTGACGAGCGCCGGGCGCGCGCTGCTGGAGCAGATCAGCCCGTCCGTCCGACTGGCGAACGACGCGCTGTTGTCGGCATTCAGCGCGCCGCAGACCCAGCAGTTCTTCGACCTCCTCGACCGGCTCACCGTCGACGATCGGCGCAAGGCACATCCCTGA
- a CDS encoding RND family efflux transporter MFP subunit yields MQDSEVPSQGEPAASSVVPPPGGRPRRRLGWLAIGIAAIAVVVALRVLRQKPPEHEEPAQVVGVATAALGSMPVTVHELGTVTPITTVTVLPMLSGYITEVAYHEGQDVRKGQFLVQIDPRQYEIDKEQAEGQLVKDLAALGQARADLARYTRLHATHSIAEQIYVDQKYLVQQYEGAVKTDRANIAQYNLDLIYCHVTSPVSGRVGLRLVDVGNFVTASSQPALVVVTTMKPTTVEFSIPQNILGDVVQRFHTGARLPVAIYDSEDQKQIATGTLYAISNQMATATGTFTLRAMTPNRDEALFPNEFVNVTLTVDTLHDVVLVPTPAIQTGAPGTYVFVVNRDDTVSVRKITIGPGNGRYTAVRSGLAAGERVVTDGLDRLHDGGKIRPAPATEVAPGATVRAPHPPARAS; encoded by the coding sequence ATGCAGGATTCCGAAGTCCCATCGCAGGGCGAGCCCGCCGCAAGCTCCGTTGTTCCCCCACCCGGGGGGCGTCCGCGCCGCCGCCTTGGCTGGCTGGCGATCGGAATCGCCGCGATCGCGGTGGTCGTGGCGCTGCGAGTGCTGCGTCAAAAGCCGCCCGAGCACGAGGAGCCCGCGCAGGTCGTCGGCGTCGCGACCGCGGCGCTCGGATCGATGCCCGTCACCGTCCATGAGTTGGGCACCGTCACGCCGATCACCACCGTGACCGTGTTGCCGATGCTGAGCGGCTACATCACCGAGGTTGCCTACCATGAAGGGCAGGACGTCCGGAAGGGGCAGTTCCTGGTCCAGATCGATCCGCGCCAATACGAGATCGACAAGGAGCAGGCCGAGGGACAGCTGGTCAAGGACCTCGCCGCGCTGGGGCAGGCCCGCGCCGATCTGGCGCGGTATACCCGCCTCCATGCCACGCACTCGATCGCCGAACAGATCTACGTCGACCAGAAGTACCTGGTCCAGCAGTATGAAGGCGCGGTGAAGACCGATCGGGCGAACATTGCGCAGTACAACCTGGACCTCATCTATTGCCATGTCACGTCGCCGGTCTCCGGGCGGGTCGGCCTGCGCCTCGTCGACGTCGGAAATTTCGTCACCGCCTCGAGCCAGCCGGCGCTGGTCGTCGTCACGACCATGAAGCCCACCACGGTCGAGTTCAGCATCCCGCAGAACATCCTGGGCGACGTGGTGCAACGGTTCCATACCGGCGCCCGGTTGCCGGTCGCGATCTACGACAGCGAGGACCAGAAGCAGATCGCCACCGGAACGCTCTATGCGATCAGCAATCAGATGGCGACGGCAACCGGAACCTTCACCCTGCGCGCGATGACGCCCAACCGCGACGAGGCGCTGTTCCCGAACGAGTTCGTCAACGTGACGCTGACCGTCGATACCCTGCACGACGTGGTTCTCGTACCCACCCCGGCGATTCAGACCGGTGCCCCCGGCACCTACGTTTTCGTCGTGAATCGCGATGACACCGTGTCGGTGCGCAAGATCACGATCGGTCCGGGCAACGGGCGGTACACGGCCGTCCGATCGGGGCTGGCCGCCGGCGAGCGCGTCGTCACCGACGGGCTGGACCGCCTGCACGACGGCGGGAAGATCCGGCCGGCGCCCGCGACCGAAGTCGCGCCGGGGGCGACGGTGCGCGCGCCGCATCCCCCGGCGCGGGCTTCCTAG
- a CDS encoding cation/multidrug efflux pump, producing the protein MNLSRLFIMRPVATSLLMIAIVLVGAVAMKILPVSSLPTVDYPTIQVQTFYPGASPHVMATTVTAPLEVQLGEIPGLQEMVSTSSEGASVITLQFDLSLSLDVAEQDVQQAINAANSFLPAGLPAPPIYAKVNPADQPVLTLAVTSPSMSLTQLQDIANTRLATKISEVPGVGLVTTAGGNVPAVRVEANPQKLAAYGLSIDDLRTYLANINVSQPKGNFDGPELDYTINANDQISDPKDYLDSVVAYQNGAPVFLRDVARVRVAPEDVERGAWFDHQPAIVLNVRRQPGANVIATVDEIMRRLPQLESALPGGMRVTVVSNSVGEIRASVRDAARELLLAVALVVAVIFVFLRNLPATLIPSISVPVSLIGTLTIMYEMHYSIDNLSLMALIIATGFVVDDSIVMIENIVRHLESGMSPREAAIRGAGQIGFTILSLTISLIAVLIPLIFMGGVIGRLFGEFAVTLAVTILLSAVVSLSGVPMLCAKLLRARAQRHPSRFERFSERVFDRTLAAYSRGLSWVLDRQPVVLAVVVLTIVLTFAMYIAIPKGLFPVQDVGVIQGISVADNSVSYAAMARRQAALADVILRDRDVTSLTSYVGIDGINPTLNSGRFLINLKPPGQRHETALEVSRRIQRAAAGVPGIRLYLQPGQDLTLDTQVSRNQYSLILRGPSEQAFRHYVPALLARMRSIRSITDVTSDLDNDGLAVEVTVNRQLAARYGITPATIDNVLYDAMGQRIVSTIFQQADQYRVILVAKSSTIPTVRSIGDIYLPSQTASAGQVQLGAIAALHVTKEPLAISHLAQFPAVTVSFNLADGASLSDAVREIRAAERAVHLPLSITATFQGAAAAFEASVSNEAYLLIAAIVAVYIVLGVLYESYIHPVTILSTLPSAGIGALLALQLAGHDLDVIGIIGIVLLIGIVKKNAIMMVDFALDAERKQGKSARDAIFEASLLRFRPILMTTLAAMLGAMPMLLGTGTGSELRRPLGLAIVGGLALSQILTLFTTPVIYLFFDRLSRRFRGVRGRNGTGSDGPGAGLGGTEPTRAG; encoded by the coding sequence ATGAATCTCTCCCGCCTGTTCATCATGCGGCCGGTGGCGACGTCGCTGCTGATGATCGCCATCGTTCTCGTCGGCGCGGTGGCGATGAAGATCCTGCCGGTGTCGTCGCTGCCCACCGTCGACTACCCGACGATCCAGGTGCAGACCTTCTATCCGGGGGCAAGTCCGCATGTGATGGCCACCACCGTCACGGCGCCGCTGGAGGTGCAACTCGGAGAGATCCCCGGCCTGCAGGAGATGGTATCGACGAGTTCGGAAGGCGCATCGGTCATCACGCTGCAGTTCGACCTGTCGTTGAGCCTCGATGTCGCGGAGCAGGACGTGCAGCAGGCCATCAATGCGGCCAACAGCTTCCTGCCCGCCGGCCTGCCGGCGCCGCCGATCTATGCGAAGGTCAATCCCGCCGACCAGCCGGTCCTCACCCTGGCGGTGACGTCCCCGTCGATGTCGCTGACGCAGTTGCAGGACATTGCGAACACCCGGCTGGCAACCAAGATTTCCGAGGTGCCGGGCGTCGGCCTCGTGACCACGGCCGGCGGCAACGTGCCCGCCGTGCGCGTCGAAGCCAATCCGCAGAAGCTCGCCGCCTACGGGCTCAGCATCGACGATCTGCGGACCTACCTCGCCAATATCAACGTCAGCCAGCCGAAGGGGAATTTCGACGGCCCCGAACTCGACTACACGATCAATGCCAACGACCAGATTTCCGATCCGAAGGACTATCTGGATTCGGTGGTCGCGTACCAGAATGGCGCGCCGGTGTTCCTGCGGGACGTCGCACGGGTGCGCGTCGCGCCGGAGGATGTCGAACGAGGGGCATGGTTCGATCACCAGCCGGCCATCGTGCTGAACGTGCGGCGGCAACCGGGCGCGAACGTCATCGCCACCGTCGACGAGATCATGCGTCGGCTGCCGCAGCTCGAATCGGCGTTGCCGGGGGGCATGCGGGTGACGGTCGTTTCAAACAGCGTGGGGGAGATCCGGGCGTCGGTGCGGGATGCTGCCCGCGAGTTGCTGCTGGCGGTCGCCCTCGTCGTCGCGGTGATCTTCGTGTTCCTGCGCAACCTCCCGGCGACACTCATTCCCAGCATCTCCGTTCCGGTGTCGCTGATCGGCACGCTGACGATCATGTACGAGATGCATTACTCGATCGACAACCTGTCGCTGATGGCGCTCATCATCGCAACGGGCTTCGTCGTCGACGACTCGATCGTGATGATCGAGAACATCGTCCGCCACCTCGAGTCCGGCATGTCGCCGCGGGAGGCGGCGATCCGGGGCGCGGGCCAGATCGGATTCACGATCCTGTCGCTCACGATCTCGCTCATCGCGGTCCTGATTCCGCTGATCTTCATGGGCGGCGTCATCGGACGGCTCTTCGGCGAGTTCGCCGTCACCCTGGCGGTGACCATCCTGCTGTCCGCGGTGGTTTCGCTGAGCGGCGTGCCGATGCTGTGCGCCAAGCTCCTGCGCGCCCGGGCGCAGCGTCATCCCAGCCGATTCGAGCGGTTCAGCGAGCGCGTCTTCGATCGGACGCTCGCGGCGTATTCCCGAGGTCTGTCGTGGGTGCTCGATCGCCAGCCGGTCGTGCTCGCCGTGGTCGTGCTCACCATCGTCTTGACCTTCGCAATGTATATCGCCATTCCGAAGGGCCTCTTTCCGGTCCAGGACGTGGGCGTGATCCAGGGCATCAGCGTCGCCGACAACTCGGTTTCCTACGCTGCGATGGCGCGGCGCCAGGCGGCACTTGCGGACGTCATCCTGCGGGATCGGGATGTGACGTCGCTCACCTCCTACGTCGGGATCGACGGCATCAACCCGACGCTCAACAGCGGGCGCTTCCTGATCAACCTGAAGCCGCCGGGACAGCGGCACGAGACGGCCCTCGAGGTTTCCCGCCGCATCCAGCGCGCGGCCGCCGGCGTTCCAGGCATCCGCCTCTATCTGCAGCCTGGACAGGACCTCACGCTCGATACGCAGGTTTCGCGCAACCAGTACAGCCTCATCCTGCGCGGGCCGAGTGAACAGGCATTCCGGCACTACGTGCCCGCGCTCCTGGCGCGGATGCGGTCGATCCGCTCGATCACCGACGTGACCAGCGATCTCGACAACGATGGTCTCGCGGTCGAGGTCACGGTCAACCGCCAACTTGCGGCGCGCTACGGGATCACCCCCGCGACGATCGACAATGTGCTCTACGATGCGATGGGTCAGCGGATCGTGTCGACCATCTTCCAGCAGGCCGATCAATATCGCGTCATCCTGGTGGCGAAGTCCAGCACGATTCCGACGGTGCGCTCGATCGGCGACATCTACCTCCCCAGTCAGACCGCAAGTGCGGGGCAGGTTCAGCTCGGGGCGATCGCGGCCTTGCACGTCACCAAGGAGCCGCTCGCGATCAGCCATCTGGCCCAGTTTCCGGCCGTGACCGTGTCGTTCAACCTGGCCGACGGCGCGTCCCTGTCCGATGCCGTGCGGGAGATCCGTGCCGCCGAGCGCGCGGTGCACCTGCCGCTGTCGATCACCGCGACGTTCCAGGGCGCCGCCGCGGCGTTCGAGGCGTCGGTCTCCAATGAGGCCTATCTGCTGATCGCCGCCATCGTCGCGGTCTATATCGTGCTCGGCGTGCTGTATGAGAGCTACATCCATCCCGTGACGATCCTGTCGACCCTGCCGTCGGCGGGAATCGGTGCGCTGCTGGCCCTGCAGCTTGCGGGCCATGACCTCGACGTGATCGGGATCATCGGCATCGTGCTGCTCATCGGCATCGTGAAGAAGAACGCGATCATGATGGTGGATTTCGCGCTCGATGCCGAACGCAAACAGGGGAAGTCGGCGCGCGACGCGATCTTCGAAGCCTCGCTGCTGCGGTTCCGGCCGATCCTGATGACGACCCTGGCGGCGATGCTTGGCGCCATGCCGATGTTGCTCGGTACCGGGACCGGTTCGGAACTGCGCCGTCCTCTGGGCCTTGCGATCGTCGGCGGCTTGGCCTTGAGTCAGATCCTGACGCTCTTCACGACGCCGGTGATCTACCTGTTCTTCGACCGACTTTCCCGCCGCTTCCGTGGTGTGCGCGGACGCAACGGCACGGGATCGGATGGTCCGGGCGCCGGCCTCGGCGGCACCGAGCCGACGCGGGCCGGATAA
- a CDS encoding acriflavin resistance protein, which yields MKNINLSAIFIRRPVATSLLALAILISGILAFVHMPVAPLPNVEFPVVVVQARMAGASPVVMAQTVAEPIERRVGTIAGVNELTSTSSIGSTRVIAQFDLDRDLNGAARDVEAAIQASRADLPVTLRSNPTYREYNPATAPIMVLALTSDTLTKAQLYDSADSVIQQELSQVNGVGKIVLGGSALPSVRVELNPDKLNSYGIGLEDVRAAISAANADSAKGHLDQGEERYEVLSNDQISKAEPYRNLVIAYRSGAPVFLRDVAEVLDSNENIRNAGLYNGKPAVLVIVFPIPGSNVVDTVAQIRSRLPSIEAALPSSIHVHVAIDRSVSVRASVDDTERTLFLAVLLVIGVVFVFLLSPRATLIPAIALPLSIIGTFGPMYLLGYSIDSLSLMALTVGTGFVVDDAVVVLENVVRHLEAGMEPREAALRGAREVGFTVVSMSLSLVAVFLPILMMPGFVGLLFHEFAVTLSVAILISLLVSLTITPTMCAYLLRQDAGKSAKSRSVSWLAAPFDHFHRFYSRSLDAVLDHGGRTMFVLGLLIVGNFFGARLLSTTFFPEQDTGILIGQIIADQSISFPAMRKKLAQLQTIVGSDPAVQSVAGFTGGRGAQNTANVYIGLKPIEQRDASAVQVVDRLRPRLNAVSGARLYLQAQQDLHVGGRESAAEYQYTLTSDDSDALYRWTPRLVSELSKYPNSIRDVNSDLQQRGLETYIDINRAKTKRYGFDPNQIDNTLYDAFGQRTVSTIFNPLNQYFVVMEVAPRYWQFPHEMEHIQLSTAAGNPRGPQQTQMHSNTVSGVPVRQAAAAPAGSPLATNARNADAEANQLINAISNGRGGSSSGSPDSTAAETMVLLPALVTWKNDHTATQVNHQDGMVAGTISFNLPKGGSLSAASAAIEGAERAIRMPVSIHGEFAGAARAYKQSMLTVPLLILAALGIVYFVLGILYENTIHPITILSTLPSAGIGATLALLVFNTPFSVIAMIGIILLIGIVKKNGIMMVDVAIELQRNAGMDARSAIHEAALIRLRPIVMTTAAAVLGAMPMAIGIGQGASLRQPLGITVVGGLLFSQIFTLYTTPVIYLFLDRGRARLARWAAGLPWNRRSKESAS from the coding sequence GTGAAGAACATCAACCTCTCGGCGATCTTCATCCGGCGGCCGGTTGCGACCTCGCTGCTCGCGCTGGCGATCTTGATTTCGGGAATCCTGGCGTTCGTGCACATGCCGGTGGCGCCGCTGCCGAACGTCGAGTTTCCGGTCGTCGTCGTGCAGGCGAGAATGGCGGGCGCCAGCCCCGTGGTGATGGCCCAGACCGTTGCCGAGCCGATCGAGCGGCGCGTCGGCACGATCGCCGGCGTCAACGAGCTGACGTCGACGAGTTCGATCGGCAGCACTCGCGTGATTGCCCAGTTCGACCTCGATCGGGATCTCAACGGTGCGGCGCGCGATGTCGAGGCGGCGATCCAGGCGTCGCGCGCCGACCTTCCGGTCACGCTGCGCAGCAATCCCACGTATCGCGAATACAATCCGGCGACCGCGCCGATCATGGTGCTCGCGCTGACGTCCGACACCCTCACCAAGGCGCAGCTCTACGATTCCGCCGACTCGGTCATCCAGCAGGAGTTGTCGCAGGTCAACGGCGTCGGCAAGATCGTCCTCGGCGGCAGCGCGCTTCCGTCGGTGCGCGTGGAGCTCAATCCCGACAAGCTCAACAGCTACGGCATCGGCCTCGAAGACGTCCGTGCGGCGATTTCCGCGGCCAATGCGGACAGCGCGAAGGGGCATCTCGATCAGGGCGAAGAGCGCTACGAGGTGCTGTCCAACGACCAGATCAGCAAGGCCGAACCCTATCGCAATCTTGTCATCGCCTATCGCAGCGGCGCCCCGGTCTTTCTGCGCGATGTGGCGGAGGTGCTCGATTCCAACGAGAACATCCGCAACGCCGGTCTTTACAACGGCAAGCCGGCGGTGCTGGTGATCGTCTTCCCCATACCCGGAAGCAACGTCGTCGACACCGTCGCGCAGATCCGGTCCCGCCTGCCGTCGATCGAGGCGGCGCTTCCGTCGTCGATCCATGTTCACGTCGCGATCGACCGCTCCGTGTCGGTGCGCGCCTCCGTCGACGACACCGAGCGCACCCTGTTCCTCGCGGTGCTGCTCGTCATCGGGGTGGTGTTCGTGTTTCTCCTCTCGCCGCGCGCCACCCTGATCCCGGCGATCGCGCTGCCGCTGTCGATCATCGGGACGTTCGGCCCGATGTATCTCCTCGGATACAGCATCGACAGCCTGTCGCTGATGGCGTTGACCGTCGGAACGGGATTCGTCGTCGACGATGCCGTCGTCGTCCTCGAGAACGTCGTACGCCACCTCGAGGCCGGCATGGAACCCAGGGAGGCCGCGCTGCGCGGTGCGCGCGAGGTGGGATTCACGGTCGTCTCGATGAGCCTTTCCCTGGTCGCAGTGTTCCTGCCGATCCTGATGATGCCCGGATTCGTCGGCCTGTTGTTTCACGAGTTCGCCGTCACCCTCTCCGTTGCCATCCTGATCTCGCTGCTGGTCTCGCTCACGATCACGCCGACGATGTGCGCCTACCTGCTTCGGCAAGACGCCGGGAAATCCGCGAAGTCGCGTTCCGTCTCGTGGCTCGCGGCGCCGTTCGACCACTTTCACCGCTTCTATTCGCGGTCGCTCGATGCGGTGCTCGATCACGGCGGGCGGACGATGTTCGTGCTGGGACTGTTGATCGTGGGGAATTTCTTTGGTGCCCGCCTGCTGTCGACGACGTTTTTCCCCGAGCAGGACACCGGAATCCTGATCGGCCAGATCATCGCCGACCAGAGCATTTCCTTTCCGGCGATGCGGAAGAAGCTGGCTCAGTTGCAGACCATCGTCGGCAGCGATCCCGCGGTGCAGTCGGTGGCTGGATTCACCGGAGGGCGGGGTGCACAGAATACGGCCAACGTATACATCGGCCTCAAGCCGATCGAGCAGCGCGATGCAAGCGCGGTGCAGGTCGTCGACCGGTTGCGGCCGCGGCTCAATGCGGTTTCCGGCGCCCGTCTGTACCTCCAGGCGCAGCAGGACCTGCACGTCGGCGGCCGCGAATCGGCGGCGGAGTATCAGTACACGCTGACGAGCGACGATAGCGATGCCCTGTACCGATGGACGCCCAGACTCGTCTCGGAGCTGTCGAAATATCCGAATTCGATCCGCGACGTCAACTCGGACCTGCAGCAGCGCGGCCTGGAGACCTACATCGACATCAACCGCGCCAAGACCAAGCGCTACGGATTCGATCCGAACCAGATCGACAATACGCTCTATGACGCGTTCGGCCAGCGTACGGTCTCGACCATCTTCAATCCGCTCAACCAGTACTTCGTCGTGATGGAGGTGGCGCCGCGCTACTGGCAGTTCCCGCACGAAATGGAACACATCCAGTTGAGTACGGCGGCGGGCAATCCGCGCGGCCCGCAACAGACGCAGATGCACAGCAATACCGTCAGCGGCGTTCCCGTGCGGCAGGCGGCCGCCGCGCCGGCGGGGAGCCCGCTTGCCACCAACGCGCGCAATGCCGATGCGGAAGCCAATCAGTTGATCAACGCGATCTCGAACGGTCGCGGCGGAAGCTCCAGCGGCAGCCCGGACAGTACCGCGGCGGAAACCATGGTGCTGCTGCCGGCGCTCGTGACCTGGAAGAACGATCACACCGCGACCCAGGTCAACCACCAGGATGGCATGGTCGCGGGAACGATCTCGTTCAATCTGCCCAAGGGCGGCTCGTTGAGCGCGGCGTCGGCGGCGATCGAGGGGGCGGAACGCGCCATCCGCATGCCAGTGTCGATCCACGGCGAATTCGCCGGCGCGGCCCGGGCGTACAAGCAATCCATGCTGACCGTGCCGCTGCTCATTCTGGCGGCGCTCGGGATCGTGTACTTCGTTCTCGGAATCCTGTACGAAAACACGATCCACCCGATCACGATTCTTTCGACCCTGCCGTCGGCGGGGATCGGTGCGACCCTGGCGCTGCTGGTTTTCAACACGCCGTTTTCGGTCATCGCGATGATCGGCATCATCCTGTTGATCGGCATCGTCAAGAAGAACGGCATCATGATGGTCGACGTCGCGATCGAACTGCAGCGCAACGCCGGAATGGACGCGCGCAGCGCGATTCATGAAGCGGCGTTGATCCGCCTGCGGCCGATCGTCATGACCACTGCGGCCGCGGTCCTCGGTGCGATGCCGATGGCGATCGGCATCGGTCAGGGTGCCTCGCTGCGCCAGCCGCTCGGCATCACCGTCGTGGGCGGCCTGCTATTCAGTCAGATCTTCACCCTGTACACGACGCCGGTGATCTACCTGTTCCTCGACCGGGGGCGCGCGCGCCTGGCGCGGTGGGCCGCCGGCCTGCCGTGGAATCGGCGTTCCAAGGAAAGCGCATCATGA
- a CDS encoding NodT family RND efflux system outer membrane lipoprotein, producing the protein MMKTMTRRVLPIACAMLLAGCMVGPDYRRPAVDMPPAWKEQPGWTRAQPAAAQAKGEWWRAFHDPLLDDLEPLVAVSNQTVRQSYASYEQALASLRIAQAGLFPILTVTGQRTRQNTPASFGIPGQLGTVGSAAANVSWTPDIWGQIRRQIEESRATAQSDQALLANATLSEQIALAQAVIDLRVVDADTDLLQRTVIAYRRFLQVVAEQDRAGTVAPSQVVAAQTQLDNARASLIALGVARAQYAHAIAVLVGKNPEDLAIARSRSLPFLPTVAAGLPSTLLQRRPDVAAAERQMAAANAAIGVATAAYYPTVTLLGSYGVSPLAGLLQASNRAWSLGANASELVFNGGQNIAEVALARAGYQATVANYRNTVLGALQSVENDLAGLRILARQADALAIAVRDATRGSEIALHELEAGTVDYTTVAIALTTQFGDEQSALTVHQQRLLDTVALIGDLGGGWTGLQP; encoded by the coding sequence ATGATGAAGACAATGACCCGGCGCGTGCTGCCGATCGCCTGCGCGATGCTGCTTGCCGGCTGCATGGTCGGGCCCGACTATCGTCGTCCTGCGGTCGACATGCCTCCGGCGTGGAAGGAGCAGCCTGGGTGGACGCGTGCCCAACCGGCGGCGGCGCAGGCGAAGGGAGAGTGGTGGCGTGCGTTCCACGACCCGCTGCTCGATGACCTCGAGCCGCTGGTGGCGGTATCGAACCAGACGGTGCGGCAGAGCTACGCCAGCTATGAACAGGCGTTGGCCAGTCTGCGCATCGCGCAGGCCGGGCTTTTCCCGATCCTGACGGTGACCGGACAGCGGACCCGGCAGAACACGCCGGCGTCGTTCGGCATTCCGGGTCAGCTCGGCACCGTCGGCAGCGCCGCCGCCAACGTGAGCTGGACGCCCGACATCTGGGGCCAGATCCGCCGGCAGATCGAGGAGAGCCGGGCGACGGCGCAATCCGATCAGGCCTTGCTCGCCAATGCGACCCTGTCCGAACAGATCGCGCTGGCGCAGGCGGTGATCGACCTGCGGGTCGTCGATGCCGATACCGATCTTCTGCAGCGGACGGTGATCGCCTATCGCCGGTTCCTGCAGGTCGTCGCCGAGCAGGACCGGGCGGGCACCGTGGCGCCGTCGCAGGTCGTTGCCGCCCAGACCCAGCTCGACAATGCCCGCGCCAGCCTGATCGCGCTCGGTGTGGCGCGCGCCCAGTATGCGCACGCGATTGCCGTCCTCGTGGGGAAGAATCCGGAAGACCTTGCGATCGCGCGCAGCCGAAGCCTGCCGTTCTTGCCCACGGTCGCCGCCGGCCTGCCCTCGACGCTGCTGCAGCGCCGCCCCGACGTCGCCGCGGCGGAGCGCCAGATGGCGGCCGCCAATGCCGCAATCGGCGTGGCCACGGCGGCGTATTACCCGACCGTCACGCTCCTCGGCAGCTACGGCGTTTCGCCGCTGGCAGGGCTGCTGCAGGCGAGCAATCGGGCATGGTCCCTCGGTGCGAACGCCAGCGAACTGGTATTCAACGGTGGTCAGAACATCGCCGAGGTTGCCCTGGCGCGCGCGGGCTATCAGGCGACCGTGGCGAACTATCGCAATACGGTCCTGGGCGCACTGCAGAGCGTCGAAAACGATCTCGCCGGACTGCGTATCCTCGCCCGCCAGGCCGACGCGTTGGCGATCGCCGTGCGCGACGCGACGCGCGGTTCGGAAATCGCGCTCCACGAGCTCGAAGCCGGAACCGTGGACTACACCACGGTGGCGATTGCATTGACGACGCAGTTCGGCGATGAGCAGAGCGCGCTTACGGTGCACCAACAGCGGCTGCTCGATACCGTGGCGCTGATCGGCGACCTCGGCGGCGGCTGGACGGGACTGCAGCCGTAA
- a CDS encoding permease, giving the protein MNAPQTDAPTSAAGTSLAVRWMAFLAVVVLGLFYVKWFPYYQRAFFAAAHHSIGSSILTGAAANPPPPSLHAALDYAQVYAKAIWKALVLGLLVGSAIQVLIPSRSIARALGATRFRNIATAGLLAVPSMMCTCCAAPVVAGLRARCAAPGAAIAFWLGNPMLNPATLVFMGFVLGWQWSLLRIAFGLLMVLGIGHLVNRLGGTLSAAPATAAPAPDDAGSADRGTGNLFAQWGKVAFRMTLQLVPEYAVLVVLLGAARAWLFPHLDHGIGNDLTWIVAFAAAGSLFVIPTAGEVPIVQAMLLLGVGAGPAAALLVTLPAISAPSMAMLARSFPRGVLALVGASVFALGVLASLAALTLGF; this is encoded by the coding sequence ATGAACGCTCCGCAAACCGACGCCCCAACCTCCGCCGCCGGCACCAGCCTGGCCGTGCGCTGGATGGCCTTTCTCGCTGTGGTCGTCCTCGGCCTTTTCTACGTCAAGTGGTTCCCGTACTACCAGCGCGCGTTTTTCGCCGCGGCCCACCATTCGATCGGGTCGTCGATCCTCACCGGCGCCGCAGCGAATCCGCCGCCTCCCTCGCTGCATGCCGCGCTCGATTATGCGCAGGTGTATGCGAAGGCGATCTGGAAGGCGCTGGTGCTCGGACTGCTGGTCGGTTCCGCGATCCAGGTTCTGATCCCGTCGCGATCCATCGCCCGAGCGCTCGGGGCAACGCGCTTTCGGAACATTGCAACGGCGGGCCTGCTGGCGGTCCCGAGCATGATGTGCACCTGTTGTGCCGCGCCCGTCGTCGCGGGACTGCGCGCGCGTTGCGCCGCGCCGGGCGCGGCGATCGCCTTCTGGCTCGGCAATCCGATGCTCAATCCGGCGACCCTGGTATTCATGGGCTTCGTGCTCGGATGGCAGTGGAGTCTGCTGCGCATCGCGTTCGGTCTGTTGATGGTCCTCGGCATCGGCCATCTCGTCAACCGCCTGGGCGGCACGTTGTCGGCGGCACCCGCCACGGCGGCACCGGCGCCCGACGATGCGGGGTCCGCGGATCGCGGGACCGGCAACCTGTTCGCGCAATGGGGAAAGGTCGCCTTCCGCATGACCCTCCAGCTGGTGCCGGAATATGCCGTGCTGGTCGTCCTGCTCGGCGCCGCGCGCGCATGGCTCTTCCCGCACCTCGACCACGGAATCGGCAACGATCTGACGTGGATCGTCGCCTTCGCCGCTGCCGGTTCGCTGTTCGTGATCCCGACCGCGGGCGAGGTGCCGATCGTCCAGGCAATGCTGCTGCTCGGGGTCGGCGCCGGCCCGGCGGCAGCGCTGCTGGTCACCCTGCCGGCGATCAGCGCGCCCTCCATGGCCATGCTCGCGCGCTCGTTTCCCCGCGGCGTGCTGGCGCTCGTCGGCGCCTCGGTTTTCGCGCTCGGGGTGCTGGCAAGTCTCGCGGCACTGACGCTCGGCTTCTGA